The following proteins come from a genomic window of Aspergillus luchuensis IFO 4308 DNA, chromosome 3, nearly complete sequence:
- a CDS encoding uncharacterized protein (COG:I;~EggNog:ENOG410PGIY;~InterPro:IPR000873,IPR020845,IPR042099,IPR025110;~PFAM:PF00501,PF13193) — protein MATISVSPFPDVEIPSTDLWSFLFERSDRPYPLSHPLFVDPLSNRSLSFQQIRQRALHFGHHLQSKWSWQPGDVLVVFAPNAIDLPPLIWGTLAIGGVVCPVNPSYRAEELRHPLIDAAAKAIVTTTAQAPIVYEAIDRAGLSRDRVILLDQLDPLWATIKDTDYVAPHRPPIQNPEKDLSFLVYSSGTTGLPKGVMLSHRNMVANMVQSAVAEQGQLVWNQDRILGILPFFHIYGIGFLLNYTVYTGVPMYVLPRFQFPSFCDTIQRHRITYAYVVPPVILELVSNAATKNYDLSSLRMVVSAAAPLAVDLIHAAKQKLGLVVRQAYGMSECAPAVHFQTWSEAHTHPGSVGRLIPNMTAKYHPIHDGDNKEKELWVKGPNVFLGYLNNPTANKESFSEDGYYKTGDVGYEDDAGNFYITDRVKELIKYNGFQVAPAELEGIVLGHPAVKDVGVVGVKSGLAGSELPRAYVVVKGDVVGKGGEGLEREIVEFVEKRVIGYKRLRGGVRFVESIPRNPSGKILRRELKKLEREAKL, from the exons ATGGCTACCATCTCCGTATCTCCCTTCCCCGACGTGGAGATCCCCTCCACCGACCTCTGGTCGTTTCTCTTCGAGCGTTCAGATCGCCCGTATCCACTCTCCCACC CCCTCTTCGTAGACCCCCTCTCCAACCGCAGCCTCTCCTTCCAACAAATCCGCCAACGCGCCCTCCACTTCGgccaccacctccaatcCAAATGGTCCTGGCAACCCGGCGACGTGctcgtcgtcttcgcccCTAATGCCATTGACCTGCCCCCGCTGATCTGGGGTACTCTGGCCATCGGCGGTGTCGTCTGCCCGGTCAATCCCAGCTATCGCGCTGAAGAACTGCGCCATCCGTTGATCGATGCAGCCGCCAAAGCCATCGTCACTACCACCGCGCAAGCCCCAATCGTATACGAAGCCATTGACCGTGCCGGCCTCTCCCGCGACCGTGTCATCCTTCTCGATCAACTAGATCCACTATGGGCGACTATCAAAGACACAGACTACGTCGCACCGCACCGTCCCCCGATCCAGAACCCCGAAAAAGACCTCTCTTTCCTGGTCTACTCCTCCGGAACGACCGGCCTACCTAAGGGCGTGATGCTCTCGCACCGCAACATGGTCGCGAACATGGTGCAAAGTGCCGTTGCCGAGCAGGGCCAGCTGGTCTGGAACCAAGATCGCATTCTGGGCATTCTGCCATTCTTCCATATTTACG GAAtcggcttcctcctcaactaCACAGTCTACACCGGCGTACCCATGTACGTCCTCCCGCGCTTCCAATTCCCCTCGTTCTGCGATACCATCCAGCGCCATCGCATCACGTACGCCTACGTCGTGCCCCCCGTCATTCTGGAGCTGGTCTCCAACGCTGCCACTAAGAACTACGACCTTTCTTCCTTGCGCATGGTGGTATCTGCTGCGGCACCACTTGCTGTGGATTTGATCCACGCTGCGAAGCAGAAGTTGGGTCTTGTGGTTCGTCAGGCATACGGGATGAGCGAGTGTGCGCCGGCTGTTCATTTTCAG ACCTGGTCGGAAGCCCACACCCACCCCGGCTCCGTCGGGCGACTTATCCCCAACATGACAGCCAAATACCATCCCATTCACGACGGAGATaacaaagagaaagaacTCTGGGTGAAGGGCCCTAACGTCTTTCTCGGGTATCTGAACAACCCCACCGCGAATAAGGAATCCTTCTCCGAAGACGGATACTACAAGACTGGGGATGTGGGGTACGAGGATGATGCAGGGAACTTTTATATCACCGATCGCGTTAAGGAGTTGATCAAGTATAATGGGTTCCAGGTCGCGCCGGCCGAGTTGGAGGGGATTGTTCTGGGGCATCCGGCTGTGAaggatgttggggttgttggggtgaAGAGTGGGTTGGCGGGGAGTGAGTTGCCGAGGGCTTATGTTGTTGTTAagggggatgttgttgggaaggggggtgaggggttggagagggagatcgTGGAGTtcgtggagaagagggttatTGGATATaagaggttgagggggggTGTGAGGTTTGTGGAGAGTATTCCGAGGAATCCGTCCGGGAAGATtttgaggagggagttgaagaagttggagagggaggcgaaGTTGTGA